CGGCGCGCGCGGCCCGGCCGTAGGAGGTGGTGACTTGTACCCAGGGGCGGGTGCACCCGACGTACGCGCGTCGATCGCCCAGCGCCTTGAGCAACCGCCCTCGCCCACCGGGCACCAGGAAGACGGTCAGCCCGAGCCGGCCCGGATCGTCGGTGGCCCGCAACCACCCATCGGGCAACCGGCCGAGCAACATCGACAATCGGTTCGGGGCTACCAGTACGGCGGTCAAGGACTCTGGCAGCGCCCATCCCGTTTCTGCCGCGAGACTTTCGATCGTTGCCGGATCACGTTCCGCCAGAAGCGCATTCGCCAATCGTCCGCGCAGGTTCGTCTCGTCGGTCAATTCGTCTACGTGACCGGTCACCGAGGACGCCGACAGTTCGTCGATGTAGGCGAACACCAGCTCGGCGAAGTGTGCAACGTCTGACGCGGACGCCTTCTGCACAGCAGGCAACGACGACATCTCCCGCCACGCCGTTCGGGCACCGACGCGGTAGGCGGACAGCAGAGAATCCATCCGTCGACCGCTCTTGGCTTCACCGCGACCCAACTCGTATGCGCCAGCGAGGGATTGGTCGATCGGGGTCGAGGG
The window above is part of the Branchiibius hedensis genome. Proteins encoded here:
- a CDS encoding PucR family transcriptional regulator produces the protein MPTEASSPALGARQVAAVSRELPRIAVQCVDAIVTEVPAYRAALRGEMRLAIEQAVHLALAGFLRLAAGRRVGDPSTPIDQSLAGAYELGRGEAKSGRRMDSLLSAYRVGARTAWREMSSLPAVQKASASDVAHFAELVFAYIDELSASSVTGHVDELTDETNLRGRLANALLAERDPATIESLAAETGWALPESLTAVLVAPNRLSMLLGRLPDGWLRATDDPGRLGLTVFLVPGGRGRLLKALGDRRAYVGCTRPWVQVTTSYGRAARAAELDALGAFATVDGPIDTDAHLSTLVLNSDVGALADLRARMLSPLAEENESSRDRLAETLRSWLLHQGRRDAVAAELHVHPQTVRYRMTRIRELFGDSLDDPLVVRDLVIALG